In Kitasatospora sp. NA04385, a single genomic region encodes these proteins:
- a CDS encoding DUF6278 family protein → MENRFPGHRDDRRAAARTTRQASEHDRELAMTEMYAECGLLRELAESAGVRLDDTVDSLTALDQLLPRWRDDPQVSQWLGTDAGLYLGTVIRRGVPGARWRLAADGRPLMVLGTGFELDATAIGRDWAEQGAPQLAAVYRAAGDG, encoded by the coding sequence GTGGAGAATCGATTCCCCGGTCACCGGGACGACCGGCGCGCGGCCGCGCGGACGACCCGGCAGGCGTCCGAGCACGACCGCGAACTGGCGATGACCGAGATGTACGCCGAGTGCGGGCTGCTGCGCGAGCTCGCCGAGTCGGCCGGCGTCCGCCTCGACGACACCGTCGACTCGCTGACCGCCCTCGACCAGCTGCTGCCGCGCTGGCGCGACGACCCGCAGGTGTCCCAGTGGCTCGGCACCGACGCGGGCCTCTACCTCGGCACGGTGATCCGCCGCGGGGTGCCCGGCGCCCGCTGGCGGCTCGCCGCCGACGGCCGCCCCCTGATGGTGCTCGGCACCGGCTTCGAGCTCGACGCCACGGCGATCGGCCGGGACTGGGCCGAGCAGGGCGCCCCGCAGCTCGCCGCGGTCTACCGGGCGGCCGGCGACGGCTGA
- a CDS encoding restriction endonuclease translates to MQHPAEGSTDGTTTVLQPGFLASLFRELGADEDEEPATAPGPAAAPAPPVVPPQPGPPPAPADAAADEAADEAVDPAADDPVAAHGRAAALTHHRTLAVQAEHRHLADLLRRAAQPVSAMDFESQLRSYQPKPFPDAGPAAEPEPAWADFAPPEPADTDPEQPRSRRLLDSGYQRELAQARLRHQRALREWRTRQAELADSGAVAARRAHEEAEQARARAVQEYNDSLEECRRAYRQAEPAAVESLLERALAAAEGATRDLPAPCRAVFRALTRTAVLDLDLPPLDTVPALSGHRLTEAGGIEPVPRPAADVRTDYLRLAARLALRALQAADAVDTDEVLSGVVLNGWLRVPGQPPQCLLSVDADRDALARTRLVPDTGHLGDEDADGGVYAEAEHDESLLRLRALAAVITPDPYAGEAVQPWGSASSAVPALGELSPGEFALLVRAVLTAGGLRDWSVRLRGPAGLVATAEGEPGSGLPGRWVVWASRGPGPVTAEEIATLAEAVREEGADRGLRMTCGRFTDEALDLTGEERHQRIHLMDGPGIRELARTHLALPLTL, encoded by the coding sequence ATGCAGCATCCAGCCGAGGGCAGCACCGACGGCACCACCACGGTGCTCCAGCCCGGATTCCTCGCCTCGCTGTTCCGCGAACTCGGCGCCGACGAGGACGAGGAACCCGCCACCGCACCCGGCCCCGCCGCGGCGCCGGCCCCGCCCGTGGTGCCGCCGCAGCCCGGACCACCGCCCGCCCCGGCGGACGCGGCGGCGGACGAGGCGGCGGACGAGGCGGTGGACCCGGCGGCGGACGACCCGGTCGCCGCGCACGGCCGGGCCGCCGCGCTCACCCACCACCGCACCCTCGCCGTCCAGGCCGAGCACCGGCACCTGGCCGACCTGCTGCGCCGGGCCGCCCAGCCGGTCTCCGCGATGGACTTCGAGAGCCAGCTGCGCAGCTACCAGCCCAAACCCTTCCCGGACGCCGGCCCCGCGGCCGAACCCGAGCCCGCCTGGGCCGACTTCGCGCCGCCGGAGCCCGCCGACACCGACCCCGAGCAGCCGCGCTCGCGCCGCCTGCTCGACTCCGGCTACCAGCGCGAACTCGCCCAGGCCCGGCTGCGCCACCAGCGCGCACTGCGCGAGTGGCGCACCCGGCAGGCCGAACTCGCCGACAGCGGCGCCGTCGCCGCCCGGCGGGCGCACGAGGAGGCCGAACAGGCCCGGGCCCGGGCCGTCCAGGAGTACAACGACAGCCTGGAGGAGTGCCGCCGCGCCTACCGGCAGGCCGAGCCCGCCGCCGTCGAGTCGCTGCTGGAACGCGCCCTGGCCGCCGCCGAGGGCGCCACCCGGGACCTGCCGGCCCCCTGCCGCGCGGTGTTCCGGGCCCTCACCCGCACCGCCGTCCTCGACCTCGACCTGCCGCCGCTGGACACCGTCCCCGCGCTCTCCGGCCACCGGCTCACCGAGGCCGGCGGGATCGAACCGGTGCCCCGCCCCGCCGCCGACGTCCGCACCGACTACCTGCGGCTGGCCGCCCGGCTCGCGCTGCGCGCCCTGCAGGCCGCCGACGCCGTCGACACCGACGAGGTGCTGTCCGGCGTCGTCCTCAACGGCTGGCTGCGGGTGCCCGGGCAGCCCCCGCAGTGCCTGCTCAGCGTCGACGCCGACCGCGACGCGCTGGCCCGCACCCGGCTCGTCCCCGACACCGGGCACCTCGGCGACGAGGACGCGGACGGCGGCGTCTACGCGGAGGCCGAGCACGACGAGTCGCTGCTGCGGCTGCGCGCGCTGGCCGCCGTGATCACCCCCGACCCGTACGCGGGCGAGGCCGTGCAGCCCTGGGGCAGCGCCTCCTCGGCGGTGCCCGCGCTCGGCGAGCTGTCGCCCGGCGAGTTCGCCCTGCTGGTGCGCGCCGTCCTGACCGCGGGCGGGCTGCGGGACTGGAGCGTGCGGCTGCGCGGACCGGCCGGGCTGGTCGCCACCGCCGAGGGCGAACCGGGCAGCGGGCTGCCCGGGCGCTGGGTGGTGTGGGCCTCCCGCGGCCCGGGGCCGGTCACCGCCGAGGAGATCGCCACCCTCGCCGAGGCCGTCCGCGAGGAGGGCGCCGACCGCGGCCTGCGGATGACCTGCGGCCGGTTCACCGACGAGGCGCTCGACCTCACCGGCGAGGAACGCCACCAGCGCATCCACCTGATGGACGGCCCCGGCATCCGCGAACTCGCCCGCACCCACCTGGCGCTGCCGCTGACCCTGTGA
- a CDS encoding response regulator transcription factor has translation MRVVLAEDLYLLRQGLTRLLEIHGFTIAAAVETGPDLLAALLSERPDVAVVDVRLPPTLTDEGLQAALAARREIPGLPVLVLSQHVQQLYARELLADGTGGVGYLLKDRVFNADQFVDAVRRVAAGGTAMDPDVIGRLLQHNAGSEPLQRLSPREREVLGLMAEGCSNSAIAARLTVSDGAVAKHIANIFGKLELAPTEDGNRRVLAVLAYLNGGAERSVGG, from the coding sequence GTGCGCGTTGTCCTCGCCGAGGACCTCTACCTCCTCCGCCAGGGGCTGACCAGGCTGCTGGAGATCCACGGGTTCACCATCGCGGCGGCGGTGGAGACCGGGCCGGACCTGCTGGCGGCGCTGCTGTCGGAGCGGCCGGACGTGGCGGTGGTGGACGTCCGGCTGCCGCCGACGCTGACGGACGAGGGGCTCCAGGCGGCGCTGGCGGCGCGCCGGGAGATTCCCGGCCTGCCGGTGCTGGTGCTGTCGCAGCACGTGCAGCAGTTGTACGCGCGGGAGTTGCTGGCGGACGGCACGGGCGGAGTGGGGTACCTGCTCAAGGACCGAGTGTTCAACGCGGACCAGTTCGTGGACGCGGTGCGGCGGGTCGCGGCGGGCGGGACGGCGATGGACCCGGACGTGATCGGCCGGCTGCTGCAGCACAACGCCGGGTCGGAGCCCCTGCAGCGGCTGTCGCCGCGGGAGCGGGAGGTGCTGGGGTTGATGGCGGAGGGCTGTTCGAACTCGGCGATCGCGGCGCGGCTGACGGTCAGCGACGGCGCGGTGGCCAAGCACATCGCCAACATCTTCGGGAAGTTGGAGCTCGCGCCGACCGAGGACGGCAACCGGCGGGTGCTCGCGGTGCTGGCGTACCTGAACGGCGGGGCGGAGCGGTCGGTGGGTGGCTGA
- the gabT gene encoding 4-aminobutyrate--2-oxoglutarate transaminase, whose amino-acid sequence MSAATPLPQERRLVTAIPGPKSQELQSRKLGAVPAGVGTTLPVYVSRAGGGVLEDVDGNSLIDFGSGIAVTNVGNSAAAVVARATEQLAAFTHTCFMVTPYEGYVAVAEQLNELTPGDHEKRTALFNSGAEAVENAVKIARVHTKRTAVVVFDHGYHGRTNLTMGLTAKNMPYKQGFGPFAPEIHRVPVAYPYRWLTGAENCAAEAAAQAIEIINKQIGAENVAAIIIEPIQGEGGFIEPAKGFLPAIAEFAKANGIVFVADEIQTGFCRTGQWFACEDEGVVPDLITTAKGIAGGLPLAAVTGRAEIMDAAHSGGLGGTYGGNPVACAAALGAIETMKSEDLNGKAQRIGEVMLGRLRALQEKFADSDRVRIGEVRGRGAMIAVELVKPGGKEPHPEATAAIAKACHAEGLVVLTAGTYGNVLRFLPPLVIPEHLLVEGLDILESAFAGV is encoded by the coding sequence ATGAGCGCTGCAACGCCGCTCCCGCAGGAGCGCCGACTGGTCACCGCGATCCCCGGCCCGAAGTCGCAGGAGCTGCAGTCCCGCAAGCTCGGCGCGGTGCCGGCCGGCGTGGGCACCACGCTGCCGGTGTACGTGTCGCGGGCCGGCGGCGGCGTGCTGGAGGACGTGGACGGCAACAGCCTGATCGACTTCGGCTCGGGCATCGCCGTGACGAACGTGGGCAACAGCGCCGCGGCCGTGGTGGCGCGGGCGACCGAGCAGCTGGCCGCGTTCACGCACACCTGTTTCATGGTGACCCCGTACGAGGGCTACGTGGCGGTGGCGGAGCAGCTGAACGAGCTGACCCCGGGCGACCACGAGAAGCGCACCGCGCTGTTCAACTCAGGTGCCGAGGCGGTGGAGAACGCGGTGAAGATCGCCCGCGTCCACACCAAGCGGACCGCCGTGGTGGTGTTCGACCACGGCTACCACGGCCGCACCAACCTGACCATGGGCCTGACGGCGAAGAACATGCCCTACAAGCAGGGCTTCGGCCCGTTCGCGCCGGAGATCCACCGCGTCCCGGTGGCGTACCCGTACCGCTGGCTGACCGGTGCGGAGAACTGCGCCGCCGAGGCCGCCGCGCAGGCGATCGAGATCATCAACAAGCAGATCGGCGCGGAGAACGTCGCGGCGATCATCATCGAGCCGATCCAGGGCGAGGGCGGTTTCATCGAGCCGGCCAAGGGCTTCCTGCCGGCGATCGCGGAGTTCGCGAAGGCGAACGGGATCGTGTTCGTGGCGGACGAGATCCAGACCGGTTTCTGCCGCACCGGCCAGTGGTTCGCGTGCGAGGACGAGGGCGTCGTCCCGGACCTGATCACCACTGCGAAGGGCATCGCCGGCGGTCTGCCGCTGGCGGCCGTGACCGGCCGGGCCGAGATCATGGACGCGGCGCACTCCGGCGGCCTGGGCGGCACCTACGGCGGCAACCCGGTGGCGTGCGCGGCCGCGCTGGGCGCGATCGAGACCATGAAGTCCGAGGACCTGAACGGCAAGGCGCAGCGGATCGGCGAGGTCATGCTGGGCCGGCTGCGCGCGTTGCAGGAGAAGTTCGCCGACTCCGACCGGGTGCGCATCGGCGAGGTCCGCGGCCGCGGCGCGATGATCGCGGTGGAGCTGGTGAAGCCGGGCGGCAAGGAGCCGCACCCGGAGGCGACCGCGGCGATCGCGAAGGCCTGCCACGCGGAGGGCCTGGTGGTGCTGACCGCCGGCACCTACGGCAACGTGCTGCGCTTCCTGCCGCCGCTGGTGATCCCGGAGCACCTGCTGGTCGAGGGCCTGGACATCCTGGAGTCGGCCTTCGCGGGCGTCTGA
- a CDS encoding phosphatase PAP2 family protein, whose product MTLAVVLAAVSWQVAVDGPLLGLDTAVRDGVRHLRRAIGSALLNHLGVALSDLGGGLVAVPVLLACAGLAARLARRGGRPRWWVPVPVAVAAAVLVPLLVVPAKVRFARPGPFGVPLAGDQWGWYPSGHTATSSIAYGTAALLLARVLPVAAGRRLGAATALVCLGVGAGLVWSDFHWLLDVVASWCLAGLLLLGLHLLLPRLLPDRPDRPDRPDLAGRRRAGPPSGPGR is encoded by the coding sequence ATGACACTGGCGGTGGTGCTGGCCGCGGTCTCCTGGCAGGTGGCGGTGGACGGGCCGTTGCTGGGGCTCGACACGGCGGTCCGCGACGGGGTGCGGCACCTGCGCCGGGCGATCGGCTCGGCGCTGCTGAACCACCTGGGCGTGGCGCTGTCGGACCTGGGCGGCGGGCTGGTCGCCGTCCCGGTGCTGCTGGCCTGCGCGGGCCTGGCGGCCCGGCTGGCCCGGCGCGGCGGCCGACCGCGCTGGTGGGTGCCGGTGCCGGTCGCGGTGGCGGCCGCGGTGCTGGTCCCGCTGCTGGTGGTGCCCGCGAAGGTCCGGTTCGCCCGGCCGGGCCCGTTCGGGGTGCCGTTGGCCGGGGACCAGTGGGGCTGGTACCCGTCGGGCCACACCGCGACCTCCTCGATCGCGTACGGGACGGCGGCGCTGCTGCTGGCTCGGGTGCTGCCCGTGGCGGCCGGGCGGCGGCTGGGCGCGGCGACCGCGCTGGTGTGCCTGGGGGTGGGGGCGGGCCTGGTGTGGAGCGACTTCCACTGGCTGCTGGACGTGGTGGCCAGCTGGTGCCTGGCCGGCCTGCTGCTGCTCGGGCTGCACCTGCTGCTGCCGCGCCTGCTGCCCGACCGGCCGGACCGGCCGGACCGGCCGGACCTCGCGGGCCGACGCCGCGCCGGTCCGCCGTCCGGCCCGGGCCGCTGA
- a CDS encoding YigZ family protein yields MAEPSPKPYLTVRGSGSRELEIKKSRFICHLARVADEEEAQAFIAAVRKQYWDARHNCTAFVVGGEQPRERSSDDGEPAGTAGVPMLEVLRRRGVTDTAAVVTRYFGGIKLGAGGLVRAYGAAVSEALDGVGLLERRPVALLSVAVDHTRAGRLENELRAAGYAVAGLEYLADGVRIEVGVPEPDAAGFHAWLAGATGGSAEARPAGRTFVEVEV; encoded by the coding sequence ATGGCGGAGCCGAGCCCCAAGCCGTACCTGACCGTCCGGGGCTCCGGCAGCCGTGAACTGGAGATCAAGAAGTCCCGGTTCATCTGCCACCTGGCGCGGGTCGCCGACGAGGAGGAGGCGCAGGCGTTCATCGCGGCCGTCCGCAAGCAGTACTGGGACGCCCGGCACAACTGCACCGCGTTCGTGGTCGGCGGCGAGCAGCCGCGCGAGCGCTCCAGCGACGACGGGGAGCCCGCCGGGACGGCCGGGGTGCCGATGCTGGAGGTGCTGCGGCGGCGCGGGGTGACCGACACCGCCGCCGTGGTGACCCGCTACTTCGGCGGGATCAAGCTGGGCGCCGGCGGCCTGGTGCGGGCGTACGGGGCGGCGGTGTCCGAGGCGCTGGACGGCGTCGGGCTGCTGGAGCGGCGGCCGGTCGCGCTGCTGTCGGTGGCCGTCGACCACACCCGGGCCGGGCGGCTGGAGAACGAGCTGCGGGCGGCCGGGTACGCGGTCGCCGGGCTGGAGTACCTGGCGGACGGGGTGCGGATCGAGGTGGGCGTCCCCGAGCCGGACGCGGCCGGGTTCCACGCCTGGCTGGCCGGGGCGACCGGTGGATCGGCCGAGGCCCGCCCGGCGGGGCGGACCTTCGTCGAGGTCGAGGTCTGA
- a CDS encoding DUF2218 domain-containing protein: MARSTARVSTDRPARYAKQLAAHMGRKVPAEWSEETGRGSLVFGAGRAELAAEDGALLLSVEGAEESLDQLEDVVGRHLVRFGTRDELVVAWQRDGGAAGTVQRLTGEEG; encoded by the coding sequence ATGGCCCGCTCCACCGCCCGCGTCAGCACCGACCGCCCCGCCCGCTACGCCAAGCAGCTCGCCGCCCACATGGGCCGCAAGGTCCCCGCCGAGTGGTCGGAGGAGACCGGCCGCGGCTCGCTCGTCTTCGGCGCCGGCCGGGCCGAGCTCGCCGCCGAGGACGGCGCGCTGCTGCTGTCCGTCGAGGGCGCCGAGGAGAGCCTCGACCAGCTGGAGGACGTGGTCGGCCGCCACCTCGTCCGCTTCGGCACCCGCGACGAGCTGGTCGTCGCCTGGCAGCGCGACGGCGGGGCGGCGGGCACCGTCCAGCGCCTCACCGGCGAGGAGGGCTGA
- a CDS encoding aldolase — MSQPAQFDAARPVSFSDTARAAVEALLTPVDAELTCRYPGESGSRQPVHTVYVPADAFGAHTVREWGAQALAVFDEHAGTPGRLAEALGVADDALLADVHARVRAKLEREPVEDLRIDFEDGYGPRPDAEEDAEAVRAARLVAAAVADGSAPPYVGIRTKCMEAPVRARGIRTLELFLGTLVAGGGLPDGLVLTLPKVTHAAQVGALARLLEDFERRAGLPAGRIGFEIQIETTQAILGPDGRATVALMIDAAEGRATGLHYGTFDYSAACGVSAAHQSMDHPVADHAKAVMQVAAAGTGVRLSDGSTNVVPAGTAEQVHAAWRLHHGLVRRSLARAYYQGWDMHPAHLPTRYAAVYAFYREGLDAACARLAGYVAKSGGDVMDEPATARALSGYLLRGLDCGAVDPAEVTGRTGLDRARLDALAGR, encoded by the coding sequence ATGTCGCAGCCTGCCCAGTTCGATGCCGCCCGGCCCGTCTCGTTCTCGGACACCGCCCGGGCGGCCGTCGAGGCGCTGCTGACCCCGGTGGACGCCGAACTGACGTGCCGTTACCCGGGCGAGAGCGGCTCGCGGCAGCCGGTGCACACCGTGTACGTGCCGGCCGACGCGTTCGGGGCGCACACCGTCCGGGAGTGGGGCGCGCAGGCGCTGGCGGTGTTCGACGAGCACGCCGGCACGCCCGGGCGGCTCGCCGAGGCGCTCGGGGTCGCGGACGACGCGCTGCTGGCCGACGTGCACGCCCGGGTGCGGGCCAAGCTCGAGCGCGAGCCGGTCGAGGACCTGCGGATCGACTTCGAGGACGGCTACGGCCCGCGCCCCGACGCCGAGGAGGACGCCGAGGCCGTCCGGGCCGCCCGCCTGGTCGCCGCGGCGGTCGCCGACGGCAGCGCCCCGCCGTACGTCGGCATCCGGACCAAGTGCATGGAGGCACCGGTCCGGGCCCGCGGCATCCGCACCCTGGAACTGTTCCTGGGCACCCTGGTGGCCGGGGGCGGGCTGCCGGACGGGCTGGTGCTGACCCTGCCGAAGGTCACCCACGCCGCCCAGGTCGGCGCGCTGGCGCGGCTGCTGGAGGACTTCGAGCGGCGGGCCGGACTGCCCGCCGGGCGGATCGGGTTCGAGATCCAGATCGAGACCACCCAGGCGATCCTCGGCCCGGACGGCCGGGCCACCGTCGCCCTGATGATCGACGCCGCCGAGGGCCGCGCCACCGGCCTGCACTACGGCACCTTCGACTACAGCGCCGCCTGCGGGGTCTCCGCCGCCCACCAGAGCATGGACCACCCGGTGGCCGACCACGCCAAGGCGGTGATGCAGGTCGCCGCGGCCGGCACCGGCGTCCGGCTCTCCGACGGCTCCACCAACGTCGTCCCGGCCGGCACCGCCGAGCAGGTGCACGCCGCCTGGCGGCTGCACCACGGCCTGGTCCGCCGTTCGCTGGCCCGCGCCTACTACCAGGGCTGGGACATGCACCCGGCCCACCTGCCGACCCGGTACGCGGCGGTGTACGCCTTCTACCGCGAGGGCCTGGACGCGGCCTGCGCCCGGCTCGCCGGGTACGTCGCCAAGTCCGGCGGCGACGTGATGGACGAGCCCGCCACCGCCCGCGCGCTCAGCGGCTACCTGCTGCGCGGCCTGGACTGCGGCGCGGTCGACCCCGCCGAGGTCACCGGCCGCACCGGCCTCGACCGCGCCCGGCTGGACGCCCTGGCCGGCCGCTGA
- a CDS encoding DUF2637 domain-containing protein, whose protein sequence is MARPSLTRAHRALLGVVAVGACVISGIGFAGSYNSVRDLAMEKGFGAFSYAFPIGVDAGIVVLLSLDLVLTWLRIPFPLLRQTAWLLTAATIAFNAAASWGDMLGMAMHAVIPVLFVVVVEASRHAVGRIAAITADRHMESVRLMRWVLSPVPTFRLWRRMKLWELRSYDETVRLEQNRLVYRAQLRFRYGRGWRRSAPFQALLPLKLAKYGVPLDPTVLDRIDGPLMVPGGAVEESEQELPAVRGGQVTQAQQASSAGPAALGAPGPHARSQARPPVQAARAQAPTAQVQAPVGPAQAQAVPQVSAAVAVPTLAKLAAVRLRDQQDPEAAQAAPVIDPSAELNVWTARPVRSHLEQPGQVHTARVPGQASPWFKAPRPSGPEEEAGPQSGYQPPQAEAYAEQGVHPEEYRPEGYPAQEYRPEEYHPAAGGHAPAPHPQQHVQQHIQQHAPTEAGVAAGVEPILVPGRPVRLETMMAPESEPLPFEGQEAPARRPIAGAPEPLDANECFDALVSYMEENQRQPDERRFAEYLSQRGVPGSRPDGGVAVKDVEKVWQDLQERYMESGRGE, encoded by the coding sequence ATGGCACGTCCTTCCCTTACCCGCGCGCACCGGGCACTGCTGGGTGTGGTGGCCGTCGGCGCGTGCGTGATCTCGGGCATCGGTTTCGCGGGGTCGTACAACTCGGTGCGCGACCTGGCGATGGAGAAGGGCTTCGGCGCCTTCTCCTACGCCTTCCCGATAGGCGTCGACGCGGGCATCGTGGTGCTGCTCTCGCTGGACCTGGTGCTGACCTGGCTGCGGATCCCGTTCCCGCTGCTGCGGCAGACGGCGTGGCTGCTGACCGCGGCGACGATCGCGTTCAACGCGGCGGCCTCCTGGGGCGACATGCTGGGCATGGCGATGCACGCGGTGATCCCGGTGCTGTTCGTGGTGGTGGTCGAGGCCTCGCGGCACGCGGTGGGGCGGATCGCGGCGATCACCGCGGACCGGCACATGGAGTCGGTGCGGCTGATGCGCTGGGTGCTGTCGCCGGTGCCGACCTTCCGGCTGTGGCGGCGGATGAAGCTCTGGGAGCTGCGCTCGTACGACGAGACGGTGCGGCTGGAGCAGAACCGGCTGGTGTACCGGGCGCAGCTGCGGTTCCGGTACGGGCGGGGCTGGCGCCGGTCGGCGCCGTTCCAGGCGCTGCTGCCACTGAAGCTGGCGAAGTACGGTGTCCCGCTGGACCCGACGGTGCTGGACCGGATCGACGGTCCGCTGATGGTGCCTGGCGGCGCGGTGGAGGAGTCCGAGCAGGAGCTCCCGGCGGTGCGGGGCGGTCAGGTGACGCAGGCTCAGCAGGCTTCGTCGGCCGGGCCGGCGGCCCTGGGGGCGCCGGGCCCGCACGCGCGGTCGCAGGCCCGGCCGCCCGTGCAGGCCGCCCGGGCCCAGGCCCCGACGGCCCAGGTGCAGGCACCGGTGGGCCCGGCGCAGGCCCAGGCGGTGCCGCAGGTGTCGGCGGCGGTCGCGGTGCCGACGCTGGCGAAGCTGGCCGCGGTGCGGCTGCGCGACCAGCAGGACCCCGAGGCGGCGCAGGCCGCGCCGGTGATCGACCCGTCCGCGGAGCTGAACGTGTGGACGGCCCGCCCGGTGCGCTCGCACCTGGAGCAGCCGGGCCAGGTGCACACGGCGCGGGTGCCGGGGCAGGCCTCGCCGTGGTTCAAGGCGCCGCGCCCGAGCGGCCCGGAGGAGGAGGCCGGGCCGCAGTCGGGCTACCAGCCGCCGCAGGCCGAGGCGTACGCCGAGCAGGGCGTCCACCCGGAGGAGTACCGGCCGGAGGGGTACCCCGCGCAGGAGTACCGGCCGGAGGAGTACCACCCGGCGGCGGGCGGGCACGCTCCGGCGCCCCACCCGCAGCAGCACGTCCAGCAGCACATCCAGCAGCACGCGCCGACGGAGGCGGGGGTGGCGGCGGGGGTGGAGCCGATCCTGGTGCCCGGCCGGCCGGTGCGGCTGGAGACGATGATGGCGCCCGAGTCGGAGCCGCTGCCGTTCGAGGGGCAGGAGGCCCCGGCGCGCCGTCCGATCGCGGGCGCTCCCGAGCCGCTGGACGCCAACGAGTGCTTCGACGCGCTGGTCAGCTACATGGAGGAGAACCAGCGGCAGCCCGACGAGCGTCGGTTCGCCGAGTACCTGAGCCAGCGCGGCGTCCCGGGTTCGCGGCCGGACGGCGGCGTCGCGGTGAAGGACGTGGAGAAGGTCTGGCAGGACCTCCAGGAGCGGTACATGGAGTCCGGCCGGGGGGAGTGA
- a CDS encoding ZIP family metal transporter — protein sequence MTLIGGFVAQRTGDRRHLVLGFAAGLMLGVVAFDLLPEAMEQAPQELHGVPEALLMFAAGFLTIHVVERAVAIHRGHEGEYAAHSHGHAHSHGHGAGHGGRQREQGVGIAAASALVLHSVMDGFAIGAAFQAGTTVGTVVAIAVVAHDFADGFNTYTLTRLYGNDRRRAVALLFADALAPVTGAGITLLFTIPEQLLGLYLGFFGGFLMYLATSDILPEAHSPHPSKATLACTLLGVGFMWLVVGLA from the coding sequence ATGACCCTGATCGGCGGATTCGTCGCTCAGCGCACCGGCGACCGCCGCCACCTCGTCCTCGGCTTCGCGGCCGGCCTGATGCTCGGCGTGGTCGCCTTCGACCTGCTGCCCGAGGCGATGGAGCAGGCCCCGCAGGAACTGCACGGCGTCCCCGAGGCGCTGCTGATGTTCGCCGCCGGATTCCTCACCATCCACGTCGTCGAACGCGCCGTCGCCATCCACCGCGGCCACGAGGGCGAGTACGCCGCGCACAGCCACGGCCACGCGCACAGTCACGGCCACGGGGCGGGCCACGGCGGGCGGCAGCGCGAGCAGGGCGTCGGGATCGCCGCCGCCTCCGCGCTGGTCCTGCACAGCGTGATGGACGGCTTCGCGATCGGCGCCGCCTTCCAGGCCGGGACGACGGTCGGCACGGTCGTCGCCATCGCCGTCGTCGCGCACGACTTCGCGGACGGCTTCAACACGTACACCCTCACCCGGCTCTACGGGAACGACCGGCGGCGGGCCGTCGCGCTGCTGTTCGCCGACGCGCTCGCGCCCGTCACCGGGGCCGGGATCACGCTGCTGTTCACCATCCCGGAACAGCTGCTCGGGCTCTACCTCGGGTTCTTCGGCGGGTTCCTGATGTACCTGGCGACCTCGGACATCCTGCCCGAGGCGCACAGCCCGCACCCGTCGAAGGCGACGCTCGCCTGCACGCTGCTGGGGGTGGGGTTCATGTGGCTGGTGGTGGGGCTGGCGTGA
- a CDS encoding MarR family winged helix-turn-helix transcriptional regulator, whose translation MTSPGPADTAAELADALTRAMKRIRRRTMQRLEPYGLTPAQGRALRTLAHAPGCESAETMRLSELAERLHIAPRSATTVVDALEEAGLVARTPDPADRRAVRLVLTEDGHGALERISRVRHEVAQEYFGPIGPAEQDALLRALRRAEEAYEAGPTP comes from the coding sequence ATGACCTCCCCGGGCCCCGCCGACACCGCAGCGGAACTCGCCGACGCGCTGACCAGGGCGATGAAGCGGATCCGCCGACGGACCATGCAGCGGCTGGAGCCGTACGGCCTCACCCCCGCCCAGGGCCGGGCCCTGCGCACCCTCGCGCACGCGCCCGGCTGCGAGAGCGCCGAGACCATGCGGCTGAGCGAGCTCGCCGAGCGCCTGCACATCGCGCCGCGCTCCGCCACCACCGTGGTCGACGCCCTGGAGGAGGCCGGCCTGGTCGCCCGCACCCCCGACCCGGCCGACCGCCGGGCGGTGCGCCTGGTCCTCACCGAGGACGGGCACGGCGCGCTGGAGCGGATCTCCCGGGTCCGGCACGAGGTCGCCCAGGAGTACTTCGGCCCGATCGGCCCCGCCGAACAGGACGCCCTGCTGCGCGCCCTGCGCCGCGCCGAGGAGGCCTACGAGGCCGGCCCCACCCCGTAG